In a single window of the Trichoderma breve strain T069 chromosome 6, whole genome shotgun sequence genome:
- a CDS encoding aminotransferase class-V domain-containing protein, whose translation MVSLTIRERDGEEAKVGEDGFKVFGREMRKDFLFAPDWTNLNHGSYGSIPRAIQDKLRGYQDDIEARPDPFIRFTLARLTDESREAVAGVVNAPVETVVFVNNATEGVNTVFRNLKWNPDGKDVALCFSTVYDACGKVIDFLYDYHGEGRFTSRDIPIQYPIEDDEILQRFRDTVKSVQDEGKRAKVCIFDVVSSRPGVLFPWERMVKACRELGVLSLVDGAQGIGMVRLNLSEADPDFFVSNCHKWLFTPRGCAVFYVPVRNQHLLPTTLATSHGYLSQSGEHSIRPEPPYKPKDKSFFVNNFEWTGTKDYSPILCVKDAVKYRKEVLGGEERILSYLWDLNKKGSKLVAEKLGTEVLENSKGTLTNCSMANISIPLWRGDKSEAKEGDVVVPAEDGDRIVVWMMSTMASDYKTIVPMYWLGNRFFVRISAQIYLDLEDYEFGAETLKKLVERVGKGEYKA comes from the exons ATGGTGTCTTTGACGATTCGAGAACGTGATGgggaggaggccaaggttGGCGAGGATGGATTCAAGGTGTTTGGCCGCGAGATGAGAAAGGACTTTTTGTTTGCTCCCGACTGGACGAACCTCAACCACG GCTCGTACGGCAGCATCCCCAGAGCCATACAAGACAAGCTGCGAGGCTACCAAGACGACATCGAAGCCCGCCCCGACCCCTTCATCCGCTTCACCCTCGCAAGACTCACCGACGAATCGCGCGAGGCCGTCGCGGGTGTCGTCAACGCCCCGGTCGAGACGgtcgtcttcgtcaacaATGCGACCGAGGGCGTCAACACCGTGTTCCGCAACCTCAAGTGGAATCCCGACGGGAAGGACGTCGCGCTGTGCTTTTCGACGGTGTACGATGCGTGCGGGAAGGTGATTGACTTTTTGTACGACTATCACGGCGAGGGGCGCTTCACGAGCCGCGACATTCCGATTCAGTATCCCATtgaggacgatgagattCTGCAGCGCTTCCGCGACACTGTGAAAAGTGTCCAGGACGAGGGGAAGCGCGCGAAAGTGTGCATCTTTGATGTCGTCTCGTCGAGGCCGGGCGTCTTGTTTCCGTGGGAGCGAATGGTCAAGGCGTGTCGCGAGCTGGGCGTGCTGAGTCTCGTCGACGGCGCGCAGGGCATCGGCATGGTGCGTTTGAACTTGTCCGAGGCCGATCCCGACTTCTTCGTGTCCAACTGCCACAAGTGGCTCTTTACGCCGCGTGGATGCGCAGTGTTTTATGTTCCCGTGCGGAACCAGCATTTGTTGCCGACGACGCTGGCTACGAGCCATGGGTATTTATCTCAGAGCGGCGAGCACAGCATCCGCCCTGAACCCCCGTATAAGCCCAAGGACAAGAGCTTCTTTGTCAACAACTTTGAGTGGACTGGCACAAAGGACTATTCGCCTATTTTGTGCGTCAAGGACGCCGTCAAATACCGCAAGGAGGTGCTgggcggcgaggagaggaTCCTCTCCTACCTCTGGGACCTGAACAAGAAGGGCAGCAAGCTCGTTGCCGAGAAGCTAGGCACCGAGGTGCTGGAGAACAGCAAGGGCACGTTGACAAACTGCTCGATGGCCAACATTTCGATTCCTCTCTGGCGAGGCGACAAGAGCGAGGCGAAGGAGGGGGATGTCGTTGTGCCGGCCGAAGATGGGGACCGCATCGTGGTGTGGATGATGAGCACGATGGCGTCGGATTACAAGACTATTGTGCCCATGTATTGGCTGGGTAACAGATTCTTTGTGAGGATTAGTGCGCAGATTTACTTGGATCTCGAGGATTATGAGTTTGGGGCGGAGacgctgaagaagctggtggagAGGGTTGGCAAGGGGGAGTACAAGGCTTGA